In Dendropsophus ebraccatus isolate aDenEbr1 chromosome 14, aDenEbr1.pat, whole genome shotgun sequence, the following proteins share a genomic window:
- the NDEL1 gene encoding nuclear distribution protein nudE-like 1 isoform X3 encodes MISLNMDNEEVPEFISPKEEIVYWRELSKRYKQSYQEARDELVEFQEGSRELENELETQLVQAEQRNRDLLADNQRLKYEVESLKEKLEHQYAQSYKQVSLLEDELSRARSIKDQLHKYVRELEQANDDLERAKRATIVSLEDFEQRLNQAIERNAFLESELDEKESLLVSVQRLKDEARDLRQELAVRERQTDGTRKSAPSSPTLDCEKTDSAVQASLSLPATPVGKISDNSFTSPKGIPNGFGTTPLTPSARISALNIVGDLLRKVGALESKLAACRNFAKDQASRKSYVPGSLNSNSSSNSSILNSGTKFSHPAHTTYFDKGAMNGYDPPGILGSRPASPPGMLPLSV; translated from the exons ATTTCCCTAAACATGGACAATGAAGAAGTCCCGGAGTTCATAAGCCCGAAGGAAGAAATTGTCTACTGGAGAGAACTGTCCAAGAGATACAAACAGAG TTACCAGGAAGCACGCGACGAGTTGGTAGAATTTCAAGAAGGAAGCCGAGAGTTGGAGAATGAGCTGGAGACTCAGTTAGTGCAGGCCGAGCAGAGGAACAGAGATTTGCTAGCGGATAACCAAAGACTTAAATACGAGGTGGAATCGCTGAAG GAGAAACTGGAGCATCAATACGCACAAAGCTACAAGCAGGTGTCTCTTTTAGAGGATGAGTTAAGTCGGGCTCGGAGCATCAAGGACCAGCTTCACAAGTATGTGAGGGAACTGGAACAGGCCAACGACGACTTGGAAAGAGCCAAACG GGCTACTATTGTGTCTCTGGAAGACTTTGAGCAGCGCTTGAATCAGGCCATCGAGAGGAACGCGTTCTTAGAGAGCGAACTGGACGAAAAGGAGTCTTTGTTGGTGTCCGTACAGAGATTAAAGGATGAAGCACGAG ATTTACGGCAGGAACTAGCAGTCCGCGAAAGACAGACCGATGGAACGAGAAAATCCGCCCCCAGCTCCCCGACTCTAGACTGCGAGAAGACAGACTCTGCCGTGCAGGCCTCACTCTCTTTACCTGCCACCCCTGTGGGCAAAATCTCAGACAACAGTTTTACCTCTCCAAAAG GTATACCAAATGGTTTTGGTACCACGCCACTAACTCCGTCCGCCAGGATTTCTGCCCTGAACATTGTAGGGGACCTCTTAAGAAAAGTGGGT GCCTTAGAATCCAAGCTTGCAGCATGCAGGAACTTTGCCAAGGATCAGGCTTCACGGAAATCTTACGTCCCCGGCAGCTTGAACAGCAATAGCAGCAGCAATAGCAGCATATTAAACAGCGGAACAAAGTTCTCCCATCCAGCGCACACAACGTACTTCGATAAAGG GGCAATGAATGGATACGACCCCCCAGGAATACTTGGATCACGGCCTGCATCTCCCCCCGGAATGCTCCCCCTCAGCGTATGA
- the NDEL1 gene encoding nuclear distribution protein nudE-like 1 isoform X4, with product MISLNMDNEEVPEFISPKEEIVYWRELSKRYKQSYQEARDELVEFQEGSRELENELETQLVQAEQRNRDLLADNQRLKYEVESLKEKLEHQYAQSYKQVSLLEDELSRARSIKDQLHKYVRELEQANDDLERAKRATIVSLEDFEQRLNQAIERNAFLESELDEKESLLVSVQRLKDEARDLRQELAVRERQTDGTRKSAPSSPTLDCEKTDSAVQASLSLPATPVGKISDNSFTSPKGIPNGFGTTPLTPSARISALNIVGDLLRKVGALESKLAACRNFAKDQASRKSYVPGSLNSNSSSNSSILNSGTKFSHPAHTTYFDKGQEKVIFPTLFMGQ from the exons ATTTCCCTAAACATGGACAATGAAGAAGTCCCGGAGTTCATAAGCCCGAAGGAAGAAATTGTCTACTGGAGAGAACTGTCCAAGAGATACAAACAGAG TTACCAGGAAGCACGCGACGAGTTGGTAGAATTTCAAGAAGGAAGCCGAGAGTTGGAGAATGAGCTGGAGACTCAGTTAGTGCAGGCCGAGCAGAGGAACAGAGATTTGCTAGCGGATAACCAAAGACTTAAATACGAGGTGGAATCGCTGAAG GAGAAACTGGAGCATCAATACGCACAAAGCTACAAGCAGGTGTCTCTTTTAGAGGATGAGTTAAGTCGGGCTCGGAGCATCAAGGACCAGCTTCACAAGTATGTGAGGGAACTGGAACAGGCCAACGACGACTTGGAAAGAGCCAAACG GGCTACTATTGTGTCTCTGGAAGACTTTGAGCAGCGCTTGAATCAGGCCATCGAGAGGAACGCGTTCTTAGAGAGCGAACTGGACGAAAAGGAGTCTTTGTTGGTGTCCGTACAGAGATTAAAGGATGAAGCACGAG ATTTACGGCAGGAACTAGCAGTCCGCGAAAGACAGACCGATGGAACGAGAAAATCCGCCCCCAGCTCCCCGACTCTAGACTGCGAGAAGACAGACTCTGCCGTGCAGGCCTCACTCTCTTTACCTGCCACCCCTGTGGGCAAAATCTCAGACAACAGTTTTACCTCTCCAAAAG GTATACCAAATGGTTTTGGTACCACGCCACTAACTCCGTCCGCCAGGATTTCTGCCCTGAACATTGTAGGGGACCTCTTAAGAAAAGTGGGT GCCTTAGAATCCAAGCTTGCAGCATGCAGGAACTTTGCCAAGGATCAGGCTTCACGGAAATCTTACGTCCCCGGCAGCTTGAACAGCAATAGCAGCAGCAATAGCAGCATATTAAACAGCGGAACAAAGTTCTCCCATCCAGCGCACACAACGTACTTCGATAAAGG GCAGGAAAAGGTCATATTCCCCACGTTGTTTATGG GGCAATGA
- the NDEL1 gene encoding nuclear distribution protein nudE-like 1 isoform X2 — translation MDNEEVPEFISPKEEIVYWRELSKRYKQSYQEARDELVEFQEGSRELENELETQLVQAEQRNRDLLADNQRLKYEVESLKEKLEHQYAQSYKQVSLLEDELSRARSIKDQLHKYVRELEQANDDLERAKRATIVSLEDFEQRLNQAIERNAFLESELDEKESLLVSVQRLKDEARDLRQELAVRERQTDGTRKSAPSSPTLDCEKTDSAVQASLSLPATPVGKISDNSFTSPKGIPNGFGTTPLTPSARISALNIVGDLLRKVGALESKLAACRNFAKDQASRKSYVPGSLNSNSSSNSSILNSGTKFSHPAHTTYFDKGQEKVIFPTLFMVDCYRRQAMEQAYLSTVLHPLHSRALSGTYIAF, via the exons ATGGACAATGAAGAAGTCCCGGAGTTCATAAGCCCGAAGGAAGAAATTGTCTACTGGAGAGAACTGTCCAAGAGATACAAACAGAG TTACCAGGAAGCACGCGACGAGTTGGTAGAATTTCAAGAAGGAAGCCGAGAGTTGGAGAATGAGCTGGAGACTCAGTTAGTGCAGGCCGAGCAGAGGAACAGAGATTTGCTAGCGGATAACCAAAGACTTAAATACGAGGTGGAATCGCTGAAG GAGAAACTGGAGCATCAATACGCACAAAGCTACAAGCAGGTGTCTCTTTTAGAGGATGAGTTAAGTCGGGCTCGGAGCATCAAGGACCAGCTTCACAAGTATGTGAGGGAACTGGAACAGGCCAACGACGACTTGGAAAGAGCCAAACG GGCTACTATTGTGTCTCTGGAAGACTTTGAGCAGCGCTTGAATCAGGCCATCGAGAGGAACGCGTTCTTAGAGAGCGAACTGGACGAAAAGGAGTCTTTGTTGGTGTCCGTACAGAGATTAAAGGATGAAGCACGAG ATTTACGGCAGGAACTAGCAGTCCGCGAAAGACAGACCGATGGAACGAGAAAATCCGCCCCCAGCTCCCCGACTCTAGACTGCGAGAAGACAGACTCTGCCGTGCAGGCCTCACTCTCTTTACCTGCCACCCCTGTGGGCAAAATCTCAGACAACAGTTTTACCTCTCCAAAAG GTATACCAAATGGTTTTGGTACCACGCCACTAACTCCGTCCGCCAGGATTTCTGCCCTGAACATTGTAGGGGACCTCTTAAGAAAAGTGGGT GCCTTAGAATCCAAGCTTGCAGCATGCAGGAACTTTGCCAAGGATCAGGCTTCACGGAAATCTTACGTCCCCGGCAGCTTGAACAGCAATAGCAGCAGCAATAGCAGCATATTAAACAGCGGAACAAAGTTCTCCCATCCAGCGCACACAACGTACTTCGATAAAGG GCAGGAAAAGGTCATATTCCCCACGTTGTTTATGG TGGATTGTTACAGACGACAAGCAATGGAGCAGGCTTACCTGAGCACTGTACTGCACCCATTACATTCAAGAGCGTTAAGTGGAACGTACATAGCGTTTTAG
- the NDEL1 gene encoding nuclear distribution protein nudE-like 1 isoform X1 — translation MISLNMDNEEVPEFISPKEEIVYWRELSKRYKQSYQEARDELVEFQEGSRELENELETQLVQAEQRNRDLLADNQRLKYEVESLKEKLEHQYAQSYKQVSLLEDELSRARSIKDQLHKYVRELEQANDDLERAKRATIVSLEDFEQRLNQAIERNAFLESELDEKESLLVSVQRLKDEARDLRQELAVRERQTDGTRKSAPSSPTLDCEKTDSAVQASLSLPATPVGKISDNSFTSPKGIPNGFGTTPLTPSARISALNIVGDLLRKVGALESKLAACRNFAKDQASRKSYVPGSLNSNSSSNSSILNSGTKFSHPAHTTYFDKGQEKVIFPTLFMVDCYRRQAMEQAYLSTVLHPLHSRALSGTYIAF, via the exons ATTTCCCTAAACATGGACAATGAAGAAGTCCCGGAGTTCATAAGCCCGAAGGAAGAAATTGTCTACTGGAGAGAACTGTCCAAGAGATACAAACAGAG TTACCAGGAAGCACGCGACGAGTTGGTAGAATTTCAAGAAGGAAGCCGAGAGTTGGAGAATGAGCTGGAGACTCAGTTAGTGCAGGCCGAGCAGAGGAACAGAGATTTGCTAGCGGATAACCAAAGACTTAAATACGAGGTGGAATCGCTGAAG GAGAAACTGGAGCATCAATACGCACAAAGCTACAAGCAGGTGTCTCTTTTAGAGGATGAGTTAAGTCGGGCTCGGAGCATCAAGGACCAGCTTCACAAGTATGTGAGGGAACTGGAACAGGCCAACGACGACTTGGAAAGAGCCAAACG GGCTACTATTGTGTCTCTGGAAGACTTTGAGCAGCGCTTGAATCAGGCCATCGAGAGGAACGCGTTCTTAGAGAGCGAACTGGACGAAAAGGAGTCTTTGTTGGTGTCCGTACAGAGATTAAAGGATGAAGCACGAG ATTTACGGCAGGAACTAGCAGTCCGCGAAAGACAGACCGATGGAACGAGAAAATCCGCCCCCAGCTCCCCGACTCTAGACTGCGAGAAGACAGACTCTGCCGTGCAGGCCTCACTCTCTTTACCTGCCACCCCTGTGGGCAAAATCTCAGACAACAGTTTTACCTCTCCAAAAG GTATACCAAATGGTTTTGGTACCACGCCACTAACTCCGTCCGCCAGGATTTCTGCCCTGAACATTGTAGGGGACCTCTTAAGAAAAGTGGGT GCCTTAGAATCCAAGCTTGCAGCATGCAGGAACTTTGCCAAGGATCAGGCTTCACGGAAATCTTACGTCCCCGGCAGCTTGAACAGCAATAGCAGCAGCAATAGCAGCATATTAAACAGCGGAACAAAGTTCTCCCATCCAGCGCACACAACGTACTTCGATAAAGG GCAGGAAAAGGTCATATTCCCCACGTTGTTTATGG TGGATTGTTACAGACGACAAGCAATGGAGCAGGCTTACCTGAGCACTGTACTGCACCCATTACATTCAAGAGCGTTAAGTGGAACGTACATAGCGTTTTAG